ATCAAGGTCTGACCCAAATTGAGCAAAGGCGGCTACTTCGCGATATTGTGCCAATTCCAGTTTTAAACTCCCGCATACTTGTTTCATAGCTTTCAACTGAGCGGCAGACCCGACGCGACTGACAGATAAGCCGACGTTAATAGCAGGCCTAATTCCGCGATAAAAGAGCTCTGTTTCCAAACATATTTGTCCATCAGTAATGGAGATCACATTGGTAGGAATATAGGCCGATACGTCTCCAGCTTGTGTTTCAATGACGGGTAAGGCGGTCAAGCTACCTGCACCTGTCTGGTCCGATCGTTTTGCGGCTCTTTCCAAAAGGCgtgaatgcaaataaaaaacatCTCCTGGGAAAGCTTCACGGCCTGGTGGTCGGCGTAACAATAATGACATTTGTCGATATGCCACCGCCTGTTTACTAAGATCATCATAGATTATTAATGCGTGCATTCCATTATCGCGGAAATATTCCCCCATGGCACACCCAGAATATGGGGCAATAAATTGCAGAGGGGCAGGATCCGAAGCGGTGGCTGCTACAAGAATGGAATATTCCAAAGCATTCGCTTCGGAAAGAATTTGAACTAATTGTGCCACAGTTGAGCGTTTCTGTCCAATTGCTACATAGACACAATACAATGTCTCACTCTCAGAGGTGGCCCTTGAGTTCATTTGCTTTTGGTTTAATATGGTGTCGATAGCAATAGCTGTTTTTCCAGTTTGTCGGTCCCCGATTATAAGTTCTCGTTGACCACGGCCTATAGGAACCAGGCTATCTACCGCTTTTAAGCCTGTTTGCATAGGCTCGTGCACAGATTTACGTTCAATAATCCCAGGGGCTTTCACTTCGACACGCCTTCGTTCGTGATCGCTTAGAGCCCCTCTTCCATCAATAGGTACTCCCAAGGCGTCGACGACACGGCCTAAGATAGCCTTTCCCGCAGGAACATCCACAATAGATCCAGTGCGCTTGACAAGATCTCCTTCTTTAATAGCGGTATCACTACCAAAGACAACAATCCCCACATTCTCATTCTCAAGATTTAAGGCTATTCCTTTCACACCGCTGGCAAATTCAACCATTTCACCAGCTTGAATCTCCTTCAATCCATAAACACGTGCAATCCCATCTCCAACTGAGATCACTCGACCGATCTCATCCACTTGAAAATTCGTGTAAAAGTTGGTAATTCGACTTTCTAATAGAGTCGTTAGTTCCGCAGCTCTTGGAGAGAATTCCATGATTCAATTCAAGATCGAGTGTTTGGAGAATGTCGCTGACTACGTTTTCAATACCGACAGCAGCAAGATCTCTAGATGATTCCTAAACGATTCTCCCCCTAGGTATAGGTCTGACCCAAATTGAACAAAAGAGGGACTTCAATACTTCAAGAAGTTACCGTAAGCGCTTCCCAGTGTATCCCTTATAAGAGTCTTCAAGAAGTTTAGGATTTAAACGTACTTGAGAAATCCAGTCTTGAAGCTCCTCCTTTGTTGTTTTATCTGGAAATTCGATATATTCCAGCATAATAGAATAGGCGGCCGTATCATACAACTCAGTGGTTGAGGAAATTCTCCACCTTGGAAGGTCTCTCTCTGTATAATGTTGTAATTGGGCCGCTACGAGCCTATGAAGAGACCTGAGAAGATCTCCCCGCTCCCCCTCTTCTTGAAGGAGGGGGGAAAGGTGTATGCTGTGGGGCCGGTTGTTCAATTGGAGCAGACGACGGGCTAGCCATGTTTTGATTTGAAGAGCAAGTTGGCGTTGGCTGATTCACGCTGGGTTCGGAGTTTTCCCCAGCGCTGCTCCCTAGGATAGATGTCCAGCCGGAGTTTTCCCCAGAGCAACTCCCTAGGATAGATGTCCAGCCGGAGTTGGCCCCAGAGCTGCTCCCTAGGATGGATGTCCAGCCGGAGTTGGCCCCAGAAGTACCCTCACCGCCAGGGGGAAGAACTCCAAAGACCGTGCTTTGAAAAAGTAGCACGGGCCAGTCCGCGGTCCAAAGAACCACCGTCATTCGAAGCCCCATATAGCCTACAAATCCCCATCTCAAGAcagttttatttttgtgaatatatatatatagagaggtCCATAGCCTAAAGTAAAAGTCCGACTTTCGACCCAGACATCTCAAGCACACCACGCACAGCAAGCATAACAAGACGCATTTtgtcaaattcaaattcaaataagTGAATTTATCCAGTTGAGGCATGTcagatttcttttttaagtgtttGGAGAATGTCGCTGACAGGTTTTTGGCTCGCAATAAAGCTAGGGTCCTGATCGAGCAACTAGTAGTCCTATCTATCCACCTCTCCAGACACAATATCTTGAGTACCAATAATGGTGACCACATCTGCTGGCATGTGATGTTTGGACATAGAATCGAGTCCTTGTGAATGGGCAGAGCCAGGTGCTCTTATTTTACGACGGTAGGGACGATTGCTTCCATTACTGACCAGAAAGACACCAAATTCTCCTTTAGGTGCTTCAACTGCAGTATAGGTAGAAGGAGCTGGTACGGAAAAACCTTCTGTATAAAGTTCGAAATGGTGAATTGAGGTAGAGTAGACCGATGATCCTGTAGTCATTTGACCGGCTATTGAAAGAAAAAGCTTGCATCTCCTCCTCCTATCTATTATTATATAACCGGTCCCATCTCTCTCCAGACCTAACGTGGTAGTTTCCCATCATAGGGCTTTCTATCTATAGATTTAGCCATTACCAAGGAGCTAATTCGTTCAGAACTCAGTTGACTGCTTCTATAGATAAGGCGGAGCGTCCTTGGCTCAGCATTATAGCACATAGAGCTTCGGCGCTACTACAGCGCTTCGCTAACTCGAAGCGCCTCGCTATGAGAATCTAGCTTCGCTAACGCTCGGTTAAGTCTTGAACCTTTGCGCTGACCGTTCGCTTTCTCAGTAGAAAAAGCGCTTCTCTTTGCTTTGCCCCTTAagtagaaggaaaagaaagatattttttgttttcttgctcCCGCTTCCTCTCATCTGCGCTGCGCTTGTCAAGCCAACTTTGCTTTTGGGAGGTGAAACAGCGGTTGAAGCGGACATTTCGAAATGACAGtttcgaaaatatatatatctatatatatatacacggtCACGGTTATCCCGGACTGCATTCCGGAAAAGGTGGCCTACTTGAAAGAATGGGGGGGCACTCTCGTGTTTCAACCCCACTATACTATGAATAGTTGTGGGGGACTGTATACTTACAGCCTCCACGATAAGCAAGTGAATGGGGCCGGTGCGTGGCGAAGGGAAGGGTTCATCAAGCCATTTTTCGCCTCAACCCCCTAAATATGAAGAGGGGTACTTTACAAATAGGGGGTAATTGCTTCGCACCTGACTGTGATAGCCCTCTCGATACCTTGAGCTTTGTAACTAGTGGCCGCTTTCCCGTCGCTAGAGCCGTTTCTTTTCCCAGTGCCCGGAGCCCCAACGAGGAAGGTGTTAGTGGTTTCTCATTGGGTCAATCTAATCCCTCTTTTTGTGCTACTCCTGCTCCTAGGGcgggaagaagataagaaaacGCGAAGCGTTCTCTTGGTTTCCCAACCTGTTGCTTCTAAAGGCTGCCCTCTCTCGGCTGGATGTTGGTCCAGCCTACTACGAGGATCCCGTATCCAGAAAGCCAACCTATACTAAGGGCAACCAAAGTCCTTAGTATAGGTTGGAGCTATGAAGCTTACCTTATTATTAGAGAAAGGGGAAAGGGCCTTTTCCGCTGGTGCGAAGGAGCGCACTTCCGTTTTCCCTTTACTAGTAGGGGGTCCCGTGCTTCCTATGCCGCCGCGTTTCCCGGGCCTTTTCTTTT
Above is a genomic segment from Rhodamnia argentea isolate NSW1041297 unplaced genomic scaffold, ASM2092103v1 Rarg_v2.18, whole genome shotgun sequence containing:
- the LOC125313369 gene encoding ATP synthase subunit alpha, mitochondrial is translated as MEFSPRAAELTTLLESRITNFYTNFQVDEIGRVISVGDGIARVYGLKEIQAGEMVEFASGVKGIALNLENENVGIVVFGSDTAIKEGDLVKRTGSIVDVPAGKAILGRVVDALGVPIDGRGALSDHERRRVEVKAPGIIERKSVHEPMQTGLKAVDSLVPIGRGQRELIIGDRQTGKTAIAIDTILNQKQMNSRATSESETLYCVYVAIGQKRSTVAQLVQILSEANALEYSILVAATASDPAPLQFIAPYSGCAMGEYFRDNGMHALIIYDDLSKQAVAYRQMSLLLRRPPGREAFPGDVFYLHSRLLERAAKRSDQTGAGSLTALPVIETQAGDVSAYIPTNVISITDGQICLETELFYRGIRPAINVGLSVSRVGSAAQLKAMKQVCGSLKLELAQYREVAAFAQFGSDLDAATQALLNRGARLTEVLKQPQYAPLPIEKQIIVIYAAVNGFCDRMPLDRISIYEKAILNSVKPELLQSFLEKGGLTNERKIELDAFLKETAFTFL